The region ACATCCTGCCCCCTTCCTTTTCATACGATTCACGGGCAGCTTCACCAACCCTTCGACCTTACCAATGTCGCTTCTTTGTCTTTAGCAGCCACGACAACTGCTTGAAACCTCACGTCCGGAAAATCAGCGATCACAAATCAGCGATTATCAATTCCTCAACTCACCAGCGTCGAGAGCTTGAAGATCGGCAGGATGATGGCCATCGCAATGAAACCAACCACCGTACCCATCACGATGATCATGATCGGCTCGATCATGCTGGTGACAGTCTTGATCGTTTCGCGTAATTGCTTGGAATAGAACGTGCTGATTTCGTCCAGCACTTCGCCGAGTTTGCCCGACTCTTCGCCGGCCGAGACCATCTGCACAACGGCCTTGGGCAGCAGTGTGCTTTTCTGTAAGGGATGCGCGATCTTCTTACCCTGCTTCACCGAGTTCTGCACGCTGAGCCAGAGTCGGCGGTAGTGGCGGTTGCCGCTGATCTCGCCGGTGATGTGGAGCGTGTCGAGCATGGGCACGCCGGCGTTGACCAGTTCGCCCATGGTATGCAGGCTTCGGCTGATGTAGAGGGCACGGAACATGGCGCGAAACAGGGGCACTTTCAGCTTCACGCCGTCGAACCACCAGCCGCCCGCCTGCGTGCGGACGAAGGCGAAAAAGCCCAGGCAGCCAACGATCAGTCCCATCACGACGGCCCACCACCAGTCGACCATGAAGGCCGAGAGGTTCATCAGCACCACGGTCGGCGTGGGCATCGCGGCTTCCTTGCCTTCGAACACCGTGGCGAAGCGCGGCAGCACGAAGGTGAGCAGGAAGATTGTGACACCGATGGCCATGGAGGCGATCACGCCCGGGTAGATCATCGCGCCGATGACCATCGATCGCGTCTCGATCTGGTGAGCGAGATAGCTGGCGATGCGTTCGAGCATGTGGCTAAACGAGCCAGACATTTCCGAGGCGCGCACCATGTTCACATACAACGGGCCGAACTGTCGCGGGTGTCGCGCGAGCGCCTCGCTGAACTGCTTGCCGGACTCCACGTCTGCCTTGATCTGGAACAGGATGTTGCGGAACTTGGGGTTCTGGGTCTGCTCGGCAATGCCTTCGATAGCGGCGCGCAGCGCGATTCCGGCACGGACCATAACGGCGAGCTGCGTGGTAAAGTTGAGAATGTCGCGAGCCGTGGGCCCGGACGAATAGTTGAGAACTTCGTTGACCTTGGCCATCGCCGACTTCGCCGTCATTGACGTACGGACAGGCGAAAGCTGGAGCACGGTATGCCCCTGGCTGCGGAGTTGCTGCGCGGCGGCCAGCGCGTTTTCTGCGCCAAGCACACCCACGGAGACTTCGCCGCCGCTGGTTCGCATCTGGTAACGGTACTGAGGCATGGGGTTACTTCACCTCTGTGGCTTGCGTTGCGACTCTTCCCGCTGAACGGTCACTGAAGCGACCGGCCTGGATCATGCGGCGATCATGCGCTCGAGCTTCTCGGGGAACGCGGCTTGCGCGACCGCGTCTTCCTTGCTGATGATGCCGTTGAAGTACAACTCGGCAATCGCGCTGTCGAGGCTGGTCATACCCATCGCGCGGTTGGTGTCGATCACGTTGGGAATTTCAAATGCCCGGTTCTCGCGAATGAGGTTTCGCACGGCGGGCGTACAGAGCATCACCTCAACCGCAGGCGCCATGCCCGGCTTGTCGATCCGCCGGAACAGCGTCTGGGAAATCACCGCCTGCAACGTGTTGGCGAGCATGGAGCGGATCTGGTTCTGCTGGTCGGCGGGGTACATGTCGATGATTCGTTCAACCGTTTGCGATGCGTTGACGGTGTGCAGCGTGCTGAGCACGAGGTGGCCGGTCTCGGCGGCGGTGATGGCGGCGGCGGTGGTTTCGAGGTCGCGCATTTCACCGACGAGGATGATGTCCGGGTCCTGTCGAAGCACATGGCGAAGGCCGGACGCGAAGCTGGGCACGTCCGCGCCAAGTTCGCGCTGCTCGATCACGCTCTTGTTGGAGACGAAGGTGTACTCCACCGGGTCTTCGAGCGTAATGATGTGCTTCTTGTAGCGGGCGTTCATCGCGTCGATCATGGCGGCGAGGGTGGTTGACTTACCCGAGCCGGTGTCGCCCGTGACGAGCACGAGGCCGCGCGGCAGGTAGGTCAGCCGTTCGACCACGTCGGGCAGGCTGAGCGATTCGAACGGCGGGATCTTGGTCTTGATCGCACGCAGCGCGACACCGACGGCGCCGCGCTGAAGGTGAGCGTTGACACGGAATCGACCGACGCCAGGGACTTCGTAGGAGAAGTCGGAGTCCTTCACCTTGTCGAACGTCTTCATCTGATCTTCGCCGGCCATCTGCTTGAGCATTCGCATGCCCGACTCGGCGGTGATGACGGGGTAGTCCAGCGGCGTCATCGTCGTCTGCACGCGCACCATCGGCGGATGACCTGCCACGAGGTGAATGTCGGAAGCGTCCATCTCGACGGCGGTTTTGAGAATCGTGTCCAGATCCATGCGGTTGCGACCCTCGCAGGTTGAAGCTGCCGCCCGCGTCGGCCGCGCGTACTACGCACGGCCGAACCACCACGGAGTCGGCTCATTCGGCTTATCGGCCAGCGCCGGGCGCGGGATAAGCGCCAATCAGGAAATATCACCCGTATTCAACAGGTCGCAGGATCATTACAGTCGTTTTAATTGACACAGGCGGGTGCGGTCCCACGGATGCGATCCGTGGGCTTTGTGCGGGAACTGGAATCAGACGATCAGCATCGCGTCGCCGTAGGAATAGAAGCGGTATTCGTGAGCGATCGCCTCGGCGTACCAGGCGTGCAGGCGGTCGATGCCCACGCCCGGCAGGGCCGCCACCATCGCCAGCAGCGTCGAGCGCGGCAGGTGGAAGTTGGTCAGCAACATATCAGTGAAGCGATAGCGAAAAGCCGCGCCGGGGTAAATGAACAGGCGGGTGCTCGCCGTGTAGTCGCCTTCGATGCTGACAATCGGCTCGGGCAGACTTTCGATCGCGCGAACGCTGGTCGTACCCACCACAAGCGTCCTGCCACCGGCCTCGCGCGTGCGGGCGAGGTGGGCCAACGTGTCGGCGGGCACTTGCAGCCACTCCTCATGGATGTCGTGTTCGTCCAGTGTGTCAGCGCGGACGGGCATGAACGTGCCGAGCCCGACGTGGAGCGTGACGTGTCGGCGATGTATGCCGAGGCGGGCGAGGCGGGCGAGCAATTCGTCGGTGAAGTGCAGGCCGGCGGTCGGCGCGGCGACGGAGCCGGGGACGTCGGCGAAGACGGTGTTGTACCGCTGCACATCGTCGGCCGTGATGCCGGGCTCATCGCGGGCCTTGCGTGCCTTTTGAATGTAAGGCGGCAACGGCGGCTGACCGATCCGGGAAAGCAGGCTGGGCACGGGCTCATCGCCAAGGTATCGGGCCTGCCATCGGCCGCCGCCGAGCGAACGCGTCAGTTCGAGAGCCGCGGTCTCAGGCGCTTGGTTGGGCGTGGTGTCATGCGGCGGCGTGGTAAATGCGATGTGCTCGCCCGGGCGCAGCTTGCCGCGGGTTTCGAGCATGACCTGCAAGTGCTGCCCGTCGTCGGCCTGAAGGTAAAGCCCACGCACTTGGCCGGCGGTGGCGGTGCGGATGGCGTGAAAGTGAGCGGGCAACACGCGCGTGCGGTTGGCGATCATCAGGTCGCCCGCCTTGAGCACGCCGAGGCCGGGCAGGTCGCGGACATGGCGGTGGTCGATGCGGCCGGTGTCGCGGTGACAGACCATCAGCCGGGCGGCGTCGCGCGGCTCGGCAGGGCGCGTCGCGATCAAGCGGTCGGGCAGGTGATAGTCGAGGGTATCGGCACGCATGGCAGTTTCAACTCGGGGCCCTCGCCTGGCTGGAAGCGGCCGGGCGAAGTCGAAATCGTAGCGTCGCGTGGTGTCTGAGCAACTGACACCGCGATGACGTGTTGCGTGTGGGCAACATCCGGCATGGGTGACACAGGCGACACGGCCGAACGTTGCCTGCAAGTCATGCCATAACATGGCGATGCATTTCGCCGCCGTCCATGGCACGGCTCGGCTCACCTTTCGCCGGTCATCCGGCATGCGACTGGACAGTTGTTCCAACCCGAGTCCGTTGCCGCCGCGCGGGGGTGAACCCTGCGCGGTGTCGTCGCAGCGTCCGGCGCATCACATTTCCGAAGCCGCGACGGCGCGTGTCGTGCCGGGCGCGTTGGCCGAGCAAGGTGCGTTGCCGTTGGCGGACGAGGGGCGCGAGCCGGGGCCGTCGGGCAAGTGGCCCTGGCAGTTGCCGCTGACGTGTGACCAGCCGCCGCCGCCCGAGCCGAAGGTATGGTCCGTGCCCTACCCGAGCCCGGCCGAGGCTCGCACAGGCAGCATGCTCGACCTGCTCGCCTGATCTCATCCACCACGCCACTGCTTGCACCTCGCGGGCTACACTGTCCGAATGGCCCGCTCGAAGCGATCTTCATCATCACGTGCCCGACGCGCACCATCGCCGCCGCGACTACCGGTGATGGCGTTCCTTCACCAGCGCCAACGCAAACGGCGGATCATCGCCGTCGTCGCGGTGGCGGCGTTGGCGATCGCGGTGTTGGCCGACCGGTCAGGCCTGCTGCTGCATCAGGGTGATGATCGTTCACGCTATGACACGCGGACGTTCGCCGTCGTGCAGGTCATCTCAGGCGATACGCTGGAAATCGACGCACCGGACGGCAACCGCCCCACCACGCGCGTTCGGCTATGGGGCATCACCGCGCCGGCAAACGCACAGCCCGAGCGCGGCCGACCCGACCCCGAACCGCTGGCCGACGAAGCCGCCGCCTTTGTTCGCGAGCAGGTGGGCGATCGGCCGGTACGCCTTGAAACCGAATCGCATCGCGTGCGCAACCGTGACGGCGAACTGCTCGCCCACGTGTACGTTGACGACCATGTTTCGTTGAACGCCCAACTGCTGTCGGCCGGGCTGGCAAGCGTCAACGCGCGCTGGTCACATGATCAACTGGAGCGTTACGCCGAGCACGAAGCCGAGGCCCGCGCCGCCGGCCGTGGCATCTGGGCCGACGCATCACGATGACATCGACTCACAGATGACGTCCACTCACAACGCCCTCGCACGCTCAAGCATCCAACCGGCGAAGTCGGCCTTGTCCATCCGTCCCGGCTCGTCACGCTCGCCCGCCGCGGTCAACCACACTGGCGTGATGCGCGACGACTCCATCGTCCCCAGCGGATTCGCCACGATCGCATCGACACCCTTCCGCCGCATCTTCTCCGCTGCGCGTTCTTCGAGATGCGCCTTTTCCTCCAACGCAAACGCCACGACGCGCTGGTTCGCCCGTTTGCGCGACGCCATCAACGCCACCAGGTCCGGCGTCGGCTGCAGTTCGATCCTCATCGTGCCCGCGCCTTCGCGTGCGAGCTTGCCTTCGTGCACGCAGACCGGCCGATAGTCCGCCACCGCCGCGGCCATGATGAGCAACTCGCAATCGTGAAAGTGCGCTTCGAGCAGTTGCTTTAACTCGGCTGACGAGTTGAACTGATACATCCGCATCCGCGCTGCCGCCGTCGGCGTGACGTCTACCGGCCCCAGCAGCAGCGTCACCTCATCCCCCGCCGCCGCGGCCGACTCCGCCAGCGCAACGCCCATCCGACCGCTCGAACGGTTGGAGATAAACCGCACCGCATCAATCGGCTCACGCGTCGGCCCGGCTGTGATGAGAATTCTCATTGGAATTTCGGATTTCAAATTTGGGATTTCGAATTTGGGCCTCGAAGTCGATCATTTCACGTACTACCACACCCCCACTGGCCGCCGCCACAAATCCGAAATTCGAAATCCCAAATCCGAAATTCAGAACCGCAGCGCCTGCGATCCCAGCGTCACCACCGTCATCTCGCCCGGCTTGTGCTCGCGCATGAACGCGTTGACTTTTTCCAGTGTCACACCATCGACCTGCTCAGCCAACTCTTCAAGCGTGCGCGGCCGACCGAGGTTGTACTGGTCGAACGCAATCGCACCGGCGCGCGCGCCGGTCGACTCGCCCTGCATGACCAGTCGCGACTTCAAGCCGACAATCGCCCGCTGAAACTCGCTTTCGTCGACGCCCTCGCTCATGCGACGGTGCTCCTGCACCATCACGTCCAACGTCTCCTGCGCACGTGGCGTGGTCGTGCCGGCGTAGCCCAGCACCGCGCCGCGATCGCGATGGCCGGAGTAGCTGGCCATCACTGCATAGCATAGCCCGCGTTTCTCGCGCACCTCGGTGAACAGCCGACCCGACATCCCGCCGCTGAGCACGCTCGTCGCGGCGCGTTGCAGAATGCTCGACTCGCCGTTCTCCGGCACCGCGTCGTACGCCATGCCGATATGCACCTGCGACGTGTCCGCCTGCATGTGCTCGTAGTCACGCTTCGCCTCGGCCTGCACGATGGGCTCATCAATGGCCCCCTGCCAGTCGGCGGTCAGCTTCGCCACACGATCGCGCAGGGCCGACCAGTCCAGCTTGCCCGCAAACGCCAGAATCGCCCCACTGGGCACGAACGTCCGCTGCCAGTACGACTTGATCTGATCCAGCGTCATCGCCTGCAGATGCTCACGCACGCCCAGCGGCGAACGGTTGATCGGCTCGGGGTAAAAGCGTCGCTTCAGTTCCAGCATCACCCGCTGCTGCGGCTCGTCCGCCAGCGCGTCCAGCGACTGCAACGCCAGTAGTCGCGTCGGCTCGAGTGACGCCTCGTCGAAGCGCGGCCGACGGACCATGTCCACCAGCAGCGGCAGCGCCTCGTCCACCTTGTCGCCGAGCATGGTCGCGCTCAGGCGAAGGTGTCGTGTCTCCGTGTTCGTGCTGCGATGCACGCCGAGGCGTTCAAGAGCTTCGCTGTGCTGGCGTGCATCAAGCCCGCCGGCGCCGCGGCAGATGATTTCCGAAAGCATCGGCGCGACGCCGAACTGATCGCTCGGTTCGTACATCGACCCGCCCGGTAGCAGCAGCGTCATGGATAGCGATTGAGCACCCGCAATCGGCTCGGCGAGCAGGTGCAGTCCGTTGGGCAGTTGTTCACTGTGGATCTCTGGCATGCCCGGCATTGTACGGCATCGGCCGATCAAAGTGCGACCGCAGAAACCGCCCTACCACCTCGCGGTGATGTGCGAAATCGCGATGCAGCCGATCGCCCAATGTCAGGTCCAACGCCCGCTGCCGACGCCCGCTTAACGGAGCATAACCCATCCGCCGCGCCAGGTGCGTCAGATCATCCGACCCGACCTCCGGCAGAAATAAATCGCGCGCATCGCCACGCAGGATGCGAAGCGCGTTGATGAGCTGGCGATAAAAATAGTACGCAGCACTCAACTCCGCGTAGTCGCGTGGCGGCAACACCTCCGCCCGCCGCAGTGCGTCCATCGCCTGCGACACGCGGGCGGTACGCAACTGCGGCACCCGCCGGGCATGCTGCACCTGCAACAACTGCACCGCCCCTTCCAGATCCACCAGCGCGCCGGGGCTGTACTTCGCGTTCACGTGCTTGTTCCCGGCAAGCTTCTGCTTCTTCTGCTTGCCCCACAAGGTCCACAGCGCGTCCATATCCAGTTCAGGACGTTCGTAC is a window of Phycisphaerales bacterium AB-hyl4 DNA encoding:
- a CDS encoding type II secretion system F family protein gives rise to the protein MPQYRYQMRTSGGEVSVGVLGAENALAAAQQLRSQGHTVLQLSPVRTSMTAKSAMAKVNEVLNYSSGPTARDILNFTTQLAVMVRAGIALRAAIEGIAEQTQNPKFRNILFQIKADVESGKQFSEALARHPRQFGPLYVNMVRASEMSGSFSHMLERIASYLAHQIETRSMVIGAMIYPGVIASMAIGVTIFLLTFVLPRFATVFEGKEAAMPTPTVVLMNLSAFMVDWWWAVVMGLIVGCLGFFAFVRTQAGGWWFDGVKLKVPLFRAMFRALYISRSLHTMGELVNAGVPMLDTLHITGEISGNRHYRRLWLSVQNSVKQGKKIAHPLQKSTLLPKAVVQMVSAGEESGKLGEVLDEISTFYSKQLRETIKTVTSMIEPIMIIVMGTVVGFIAMAIILPIFKLSTLVS
- a CDS encoding type IV pilus twitching motility protein PilT; its protein translation is MDLDTILKTAVEMDASDIHLVAGHPPMVRVQTTMTPLDYPVITAESGMRMLKQMAGEDQMKTFDKVKDSDFSYEVPGVGRFRVNAHLQRGAVGVALRAIKTKIPPFESLSLPDVVERLTYLPRGLVLVTGDTGSGKSTTLAAMIDAMNARYKKHIITLEDPVEYTFVSNKSVIEQRELGADVPSFASGLRHVLRQDPDIILVGEMRDLETTAAAITAAETGHLVLSTLHTVNASQTVERIIDMYPADQQNQIRSMLANTLQAVISQTLFRRIDKPGMAPAVEVMLCTPAVRNLIRENRAFEIPNVIDTNRAMGMTSLDSAIAELYFNGIISKEDAVAQAAFPEKLERMIAA
- the queA gene encoding tRNA preQ1(34) S-adenosylmethionine ribosyltransferase-isomerase QueA — encoded protein: MRADTLDYHLPDRLIATRPAEPRDAARLMVCHRDTGRIDHRHVRDLPGLGVLKAGDLMIANRTRVLPAHFHAIRTATAGQVRGLYLQADDGQHLQVMLETRGKLRPGEHIAFTTPPHDTTPNQAPETAALELTRSLGGGRWQARYLGDEPVPSLLSRIGQPPLPPYIQKARKARDEPGITADDVQRYNTVFADVPGSVAAPTAGLHFTDELLARLARLGIHRRHVTLHVGLGTFMPVRADTLDEHDIHEEWLQVPADTLAHLARTREAGGRTLVVGTTSVRAIESLPEPIVSIEGDYTASTRLFIYPGAAFRYRFTDMLLTNFHLPRSTLLAMVAALPGVGIDRLHAWYAEAIAHEYRFYSYGDAMLIV
- a CDS encoding thermonuclease family protein; its protein translation is MAFLHQRQRKRRIIAVVAVAALAIAVLADRSGLLLHQGDDRSRYDTRTFAVVQVISGDTLEIDAPDGNRPTTRVRLWGITAPANAQPERGRPDPEPLADEAAAFVREQVGDRPVRLETESHRVRNRDGELLAHVYVDDHVSLNAQLLSAGLASVNARWSHDQLERYAEHEAEARAAGRGIWADASR
- a CDS encoding phosphopantothenoylcysteine decarboxylase — protein: MRILITAGPTREPIDAVRFISNRSSGRMGVALAESAAAAGDEVTLLLGPVDVTPTAAARMRMYQFNSSAELKQLLEAHFHDCELLIMAAAVADYRPVCVHEGKLAREGAGTMRIELQPTPDLVALMASRKRANQRVVAFALEEKAHLEERAAEKMRRKGVDAIVANPLGTMESSRITPVWLTAAGERDEPGRMDKADFAGWMLERARAL
- a CDS encoding M16 family metallopeptidase; translated protein: MPEIHSEQLPNGLHLLAEPIAGAQSLSMTLLLPGGSMYEPSDQFGVAPMLSEIICRGAGGLDARQHSEALERLGVHRSTNTETRHLRLSATMLGDKVDEALPLLVDMVRRPRFDEASLEPTRLLALQSLDALADEPQQRVMLELKRRFYPEPINRSPLGVREHLQAMTLDQIKSYWQRTFVPSGAILAFAGKLDWSALRDRVAKLTADWQGAIDEPIVQAEAKRDYEHMQADTSQVHIGMAYDAVPENGESSILQRAATSVLSGGMSGRLFTEVREKRGLCYAVMASYSGHRDRGAVLGYAGTTTPRAQETLDVMVQEHRRMSEGVDESEFQRAIVGLKSRLVMQGESTGARAGAIAFDQYNLGRPRTLEELAEQVDGVTLEKVNAFMREHKPGEMTVVTLGSQALRF